Genomic DNA from Chaetodon auriga isolate fChaAug3 chromosome 13, fChaAug3.hap1, whole genome shotgun sequence:
gtacaggaggggccaaagtcacAGTCAAGTCATCTCCATCTGTTTAGAAGACTGAGCACCATTtgagtatgtaggacactgttagaaacattttatgactctgtagtggtatctgcagttttctatgcagtggtctgctggggctgtggaagctctgagagggacagaaaaagactacACAAACTGGTCAGGGGAGCTGGCTCTGCCCTCTGGACAacattgaggaggtgggtgagaggaggatgttagccaagctgacatcggACATCATGACGGGTGAGATTTAAATGTGTTGACTTAAACAGATGTTccctgtgaaaaaaacaaaagaaaaccaaaaacacaggCACTGCACCGCTCCTCATTGATGGGTGACATACCATCTCACCCATCTGAAATAAGCCAGGATGAAGTGAAACAGTATGAAGAAATGGTacaagaaatatatttttatatcCAATATCCAACAGATATTTGAGTATAATTATAGCACTGTACCATTGCTGTTTAATGAGGTACAGAAAACATTAGGCAGGTGAAACAATGCGTTCAGTTTGACAAAGTTTGACAAAGTTGGTCACATGTTGTCTCTTATGGTGAAGGCTTTAATGAGATCCATGGAGGATGAAGCAATCagataaaaaaacatttcacaaacacacattgagCACTATCTGAACTTAGAGATGAACACATACTAACTGCATTTTAAAGTCAGGTCGCTGAATGAATTACACATTCGGACACTGATTACCAATCAATTGTTAGTCTGAGGCTTCTTTACTCAactggactttgtgtttgtaATATTGTCTGACTGTTTCATGCATTAATTCTTATTTCTGACAATCTCAATGAACGAGGAATTAAATTTATCATCTATAACTCTTAGTGGGTATGTAGAAGTGGAAAGATTCagatatgtttattttgtggTTATTTTCATGCTATATATTCTAATCATTTGCTGTAATTCCACTATTATATGCCTCATTGTGATTCACAAAAACCTCCATGAGCCCatgtacattttcattgcagCTCTGTTGATCAACTCTGTTCTTTACAGCATGACCATCTACCCAAAGCTTTTAGTTGACTTTTTATCTGACAAACAGGTCATATCACATCCAGTATGtcactttcagtttttcttattttactcTTTAGGTGGTTCAGAGTTCTTACTGTTGTCAGCCATGGCCTATGACAGATATGTGTCTATATGTAAACCTCTGCAATATCCAAATATCATGAAGAAAACAACTGTAAGTATTTTCTTGCTTTTATCTTGGCTTGTTCCTGCTTGTCAGATGGCTGGATCAACTACACTGAGTGCAAACAGAAAAGTCTGTCACTTTACTTTGAAAGGAATCTTCTGCAACAACTCCATTTACAAACTTCACTGTGTGACCTCAAGAGCACTATCTATGTATGGTGTCATTGTTTTGCTCAATATTGTATTTTTCCCTATGCTCTACATAGTTTTCACATACACAAAGATACTCATAATATGCTATCGAAGTAGCAGACATGTCAGGAGAAAAGCTGCACAGACCTGTTTACCCCACCTGCTGGTTTTAATCAGCTTCTCGTTGTTGTGCTCGTATGATATCATTATACTTCGGCTGGAATCAGATGTTCCAAAAACTGTACGTTTAATAATGACTTTACAAGTGATTTTGTATCACCCTCTCTTTAATCCAATCATATAcggactgaaaatgaaagaaatctcTAAACACCTCAGGAAGTTGTTCTGTTAGCTATGATCTGTTGTATCAACACTGATAGATGATAATTTCTTCTCAATAATGTTTTGTAGAGAGATCAACCAAATGACTGATGATGAATTTAATGACTTAGCAATTAGAAGGTTTTTCAAATGTCAATTTTATTCAATCAAGTAATCATAAGATTCATTATTAACGCTTCCTTTTCCTGTCAATTagccacaacaaacaaacaaacaaacaaacaaacgaagAAGATTGTTACTGGTAATAACATTCATGTGAGTAACTCTGTCTCTGGTTGTACTGATGAAGGTCATAATGGGCATCGAGTGaatatgaacattttaaattttGAAAAGTCAAAACTTTAAGATAAATTAATGCTGATGGTTAATATTTGAACTGTCTTGAACACAAATGCAGTTAACacagttttctcttttaatttgttAATATATGGAATTCAAccaaattaaatattttagcAGCATGATATTGCTGCTGTCCACTGATGTCTTATGGTCCACACCCACCAGCACACCAGATGTATTGTGTTAACATTCATGAGCCACGTGAATGGACTCTTAGCCACTTTATGGTGAATCCATCTTTGAATGTAGGCCTCAGTTGGTTGTTTTCAATCTGGAATCCCTGATTTGTCAGATAGTGCTCAGAGCTACAAAGACAGCAGTCAGAGATCCTTTTGTTTGCAATAAACCAGTCAGGTGCAATGTGGGTGCAGCCAGTAGTGTAGTTAATTGTAGTGTTTACACTGTAATGCTCCCACTATAgccagtcctctcagcctctctgtcccattATAACCAGTCGTCTGAGCAAAAAGTCCATGCACTGCTAACTGAAGGAAAAAGTACATCAGCAATCTAGCAAATGTAGAAATCACCACAGGAGGATCCACCGCCGGGGTTGTAGCATTTAGCCAAACCCCATATTCACCTGTTGGTCACCTAACATGTTGGCTGTGTTCAATGTGGGTCACTCCGGGTCCTTGCTGCGTGGTGTATTAAATCAGTGAATGATTACGATAGGTACAACAGTTTTTATCTCTGTTgaagtacaataacaatgccTTTTACACATAATGTGATCCTTAGTTTTAGCACATTATTGTGCATTGTTGTGCTGTTCACAGACTTCTAGGTCAGGTTGAACAGGCCCATAGTTTGGCAGTTCAGTTTGCTGTCACATCTCTCAACCCACTACCAACAAAAAAATTGCTAAAGTGAAAGTTCACCCACAAAATTCTATTGTTACATATCCCTGTGCACTTGTAAGTGGGTATATATGGTACATGCATCATGTAGACTAGAACACAAGAGGGGGATGCGAGcaagaaactgacaaaaaagGTGAAGTTCCATAAATGTTACTCAAGATATTTGGAATTACGTGTGTGTTTACCCATGAACAGGGACAGGGTAATCTTCTGTTTAAGTTAGGACAGTACGAGAAAAATAAAGTTCACTGGTTAGACTTGGGTAGGGGTGGTTACAGAGGACTGTAGTTGTGGTACTTTGCAGCACAggggctccacaggggacagtgctctcccccttcctcttcaccctttACACATTAGATTTCAGACTCAAAACTGAGAGCTGCCACATCCAAAAGTTCTCCGATGATCAAGCCATTGTTGGACGTGTATGACAAGGGAACAaattggaatacagggaggCTGTAACCAACTTTGTCGATGGGTGTcgactgaaccacctgcacaaaAACGCCAGCAAGACGAAGGAGATGGTAATTGATTTCTGAAGGAatgtaccacagactacaccagtgaacatccagggcttggacattgagaacgtgggggattacaaatacctgggtgttgacctcaacaacaaactggactgaacAAATAACACAGGTGCCCTGTAgaggaggggccaaagtcgtctgcactgaggtcctttggagtttgtaggacactgttaaagacattttatgactctgtggtggcatctgcagttttctatgcagtggtctgctggggctgtggaagctctgagagggacaggaaaagactacAGGCTCTGCCCTCTGGACAacattgaggaggtgggtgagaggacgATGCTAGCCgagctgacatcgatcatggagaacccatcccaccccctgcatgagatggtggggggcttaagcagctccttcagtaacagactgctgcatccagtgtgtaagaaagaacgctaccacaggtccttcatccaACTGCTGTCAGACtatttaactccagcatcatgtgatgTAGCTCTGTGTGGACACTGTCCTTTTTTAATctctacatcataaacccactttttGTTTGCACTATTGTTTcaatgctaatatctgctcacatttatccatttcacctggtgcaaTTTCTGATTGTTATTTGACCCATTTATGCCTCTGTGCTTGCTTTTTCtaacctgctggctgtaacgactaaatttccccggtgtgggatcagtaaagtcctatcttatcttatcttaatacCTGAtagcatcagaaacaaaatCCATTTGTGCTGCTACCAGTATGTGAACATCATTTATTCGTAAAGTCCACAGCACAGTGCCCAATATTGATCCATAACAAGTTGGGAAGGTATTAGCAACAACAGTTTGAGCTACAGTCCAGTTCTGACTACattcatcaaatcaaaccaTACATTTTCTTACTCATGTCCGCACTGTGAACTGCGGCTGAAGTATCTGATGCAACTTTCAATGTATTTACTGTAGTGTTTCTTATTCTTTTGTCAGAGTTGTGTGGACTCCAGCATTGTAAACTTTATATTGAATGCACTGCTACAGTCAGCGGTGTGGACCATAAGACATCAGTGGACGGCAGCAATATCATGCTgctaaaaatattttattgctTCATATTCCATTTCATTTACAAATTACAAGAGAAAATTCATCAActatttcaacatttcaaatgtttgacTTCACTCTGTGGCTCAACTTCATCAATACAACCAGAGACAGTGTTATTCACATCAATGTTGTTACTGCTAATTGAAAAGACACAATAATAGTGAAACTCAAACCATTAAAATACTTTTCATGGAACAGTCAAATCTTCTCTCTACAAAACATTATTGAGAAGAAAGTATTATCTATCAGTGTTGATACAACAGATCATAGCTAACAGAACAACTTCCTGAGGTGTTCAgagatttctttcattttcagtccgTATATGATTGGATTAAAGAGAGGGTGATACAAAATCACTTGTAAAGTCATTATTAAACGTACAGTTTTTGGAACATCTGATTCCAGCCGAAGTATAATGATATCATACGAGCACAACAACGAGAAGCTGATTAAAACCAGCAGGTGGGGTAAACAGGTCTGTGCAGCTTTTCTCCTGACATCTCTGCTACTTCGATAGCATATTATGAGTATCTTTGTGTATGTGAAAACTATGTAGAGCATAGGGAAAAATACAATATTGAGCAAAATAAATATACCATACATAGATAGTGCTCTTGAGGTCACACAGTGAAGTTTGTAAATGGAGTTGTTGCAGAAGATTCCTTTCAAAGTAAAGTGACAGACTTTTCTGTTTGCACTCCATGCAGCTGCCCCCGCGACCAGACAAGCAGGAACAAGCCAAGATAAAAGCAAGAAAATACTTACAGTTGTCTTCTTCATGATATTTGGATATTGCAGAGGTTTACATATAGACACATATCTGTCATAGGCCATGGCTGACAACAGTAAGAACTCTGAACCACCTAAAgagtaaaataagaaaaactgaaagagacacaCTGAATAAAATATGGCCTGTTTGTCAGATAAAAAGTCAACTAAAAGCTTTGGGTAGATGGTCATGCTGTAAAGAACAGAGTTGATCAACAGAGctgcaatgaaaatgtacatGGGCTCGTGGAGGTTTTTGTGAATCACAATGAGGCATATAATAGTGGAATTACAGCAAATGATTAGAATATATAGCATGAAAATAAccacaaaataaacatatctGAATCTTTCCACTTCTACATACCCACTAAGAGTTATAGATGATAAATTTAATTCCTCGTTCATTGAGATTGTCAGAAATAAGAATTAATGCATGAAACAGTCAGACAATATtacaaacacaaagtccagtTGAGTAAAGAAGCCTCAGACTAACAATTGATTGGTAATCAGTGTCCGAATGTGTTATTCATTCAGCGACCTGACTTTAAAATGCAGTTAGTATGTGTTCATCTCTAAGTTCAGATAGTGCTCAATGTGTgcttgtgaaatgtttttttatctGATTGCTTCATCCTCCATGGATCTCATTAAAGCCTTCACCATAAGAGACAACATGTGACCAACTTTGCCAAACTTTGTCAAACCAGCTTTACTGAAGCATGTGCCCCTGTATAAAATACAACTAATACAACATTTTAGAAGAGGTTTAGCAGTACATATGTGTGAATCAAAGCACcaaagtttcaggcctgtatcagaAAGTCATCACTAGTTAATGGCTGAAGTGAAGAGATCAGTATtgagctttcatttgaaaatatgcagtgagctgcttccctgatatctacaGGTAAAATTGCGTTACAGTAATCGAGTCAGTTTGAAATAAAGGTATGAAtgagtttttcagcatctttttgattcATAAATGGTAGTATTGTAGCTATTTCTAAGATGacaaattatgttttcatcaacTCGTTGATATGGAACTTGAAGCTAGGATTTGCATCTGGGATAACACCAAGACTGAAACCTCTGATTTAGTCCAAGGAGTTAATTTCCacagattattaaacagcatttctctatTTGTTTTATGGCCGActagtaggatttcagttttgtcctcatttaattTGAAGAAATTGTTTCTTATCCAATGATTGCCAACAGACACTCAGTGGCGGAGActgtagctgcagcatcatctgCTTCGGCACAGACGTTCAGTCGTCTGTCGTCTGCATAGAAACATACTTTGTGTTCTGTAATGACGCCACCCAGTTGCAGCATGTAGAgagagaacagtaatggaccaaTCAGCTCCCTGCAACCtcaaacagatgtcatgtttgtcagacacatgatctccaagactgacgtCGCACTTTTTGCCTTTGACGtttgtttgaaaccagtttaacactCAGTCAAAGACCAACAACTGTTCAAGACCATTGACTCAGGACGAGAGGACGAGAACTGAGAGCTTAATTTCATCAGAGTTTAGCTCGAGGTCACTGATTAGCAAGAGCAGTGTCAGTGCTGTGGTCTGTTCTTATGCATGACTGAAATTCCTGTGggatatttttttcttcaagaaAGAAGTTAATtgtatcttactgatgaatgaaaggaCAGTGCGTTTCCATTTAGGTTGGGTTTCTTTTGTAATTGCTTCATAGggcagctgtagctcaggagtcagaatgtctgtgtgaatgtcCAATCAGAATGTCCAAGTGTCCTCAGCCAAGATACTCcaccccaaattgctcccaatgctGTGTCACACACAACCTATATCCCtagaaaagtcttttttttttttttctctgagctTCAATTTGAAACTGTGGTGAAAGTACAAACTCTCAGGTACTGAGCGCTGAATGAACTGTAACGACTGTGCTGAGTCacaaggacttttttttttaggcttcgAGCAAGTGATTCTTTTTAAACAGGGAGCTTTTGTATGTTTCATTCTGTATTTCCACTAGTGGAAGCTGGCAACCCCACGCACACATTAGCAGGAGAAAAAGCCGCCAGCAGGCATATGTGACCTGGACCAGGAGAGGCTGCACAACAGGGgagaagcagagctgctgcacgcTGTAGGGACGACGAGTAGCAGCTGTTTGAACCCTGTGTCCTCTCGTGGCCCCTGTTACCACACGGCTGTTTCCGATTAGTGTCATTACTGTTACCGTTGTTGGGTGACAGATGAAGTCACTCTGAATGCACACAAAGTCACAAACACCTCCTGTTAGGGGTGGGGTAGAACCTCGGTGTGCACAGGGACCGTCATCTCTATTTGCAAGCTGCAGTTGGCCAGCGAGATGGAAACAGATGATCTGCTGTCAATGAAGTATGTTTAAGAAAACAATCTCAACTCAACTTCCACTTTCTCAGAATTTTCAATTGCATTTTACAGTTTTCCACAGCAACGTGAACAGCCTCAGGCGTAACTGTTGTCCCCCCATGTTCGACACAGAAGTCACACAATGAGCCCAAAACCAGTTTCATTCCTTAATGGAGATGAGATTACTGATCCCAAGATCAAGAATGAATGTGCACAGGCTTAGCTTCTAGAGACTCTCTCATTTAAGATGAGGACTTTTGAATGTTCTCTTCACCTCGTAACAGACGACTTACTTTGTGGTGCAACCCTTTATTTTTCTACAACCTGGTAGCCTTCTTGGCTTTGAATAATCACACAGTGTGCCTTATAAATAATctttctgcagttttctctctcactctgcagaTTGCACTGCTCTCTGTATGACTGTGTAGCGCCCTCATAGACGTCCGATCTATTTTACTGAGGTGCGCTCCCCAAGTCCTTTGTATTCTCAAAATCTTTCTTTAGGATTAACCAATGCTGAATAATGAGTAAATGGTAACACACAATGACTCAAAAAGTACGCTTTCAAGATTTACTGGCGTAAACAACACACGAACACATTCtttaataatgcaaaataaaaaatgaggaaacaatAATATTCCAATTCAAATTCAGTCAGTTAACTCAAatacctttttcttttcagtgcacTCAATATAAAACACCAAATTATGACATACTACACAAAGCCGGCAGTTTTTAATTAGCTAAAATTAAATTGGgtacccagtgtgtgtgtgtgtgtgtgtgtgcgtgtgtgcgtgtgagcgtTGCAGGCCTGTTACGGTGCTTGCGGGCGTGGTTGCCAGAAACAATGGTGTCGCTTCGCGCTACAGCGCTGGAAAAGCAGTTACTCCTCGCCGCAGCAGTGGCGTCTTCCTTATCCGTCCGTGGTACAGCGGGTTGCTGAAGCATGGGATACCAACTCACCACACGTCCTTGGTCCAGTACACAGCAAACTAACAGTTTCACCCAGGAGTAGCTGGTTTAGCTGCACGTGGATAAAGTCC
This window encodes:
- the LOC143330141 gene encoding olfactory receptor 10AG1-like, translating into MNEELNLSSITLSGYVEVERFRYVYFVVIFMLYILIICCNSTIICLIVIHKNLHEPMYIFIAALLINSVLYSMTIYPKLLVDFLSDKQVISHPVCHFQFFLFYSLGGSEFLLLSAMAYDRYVSICKPLQYPNIMKKTTVSIFLLLSWLVPACQMAGSTTLSANRKVCHFTLKGIFCNNSIYKLHCVTSRALSMYGVIVLLNIVFFPMLYIVFTYTKILIICYRSSRHVRRKAAQTCLPHLLVLISFSLLCSYDIIILRLESDVPKTVRLIMTLQVILYHPLFNPIIYGLKMKEISKHLRKLFC
- the LOC143330140 gene encoding olfactory receptor 2T27-like, encoding MNEELNLSSITLSGYVEVERFRYVYFVVIFMLYILIICCNSTIICLIVIHKNLHEPMYIFIAALLINSVLYSMTIYPKLLVDFLSDKQAIFYSVCLFQFFLFYSLGGSEFLLLSAMAYDRYVSICKPLQYPNIMKKTTVSIFLLLSWLVPACLVAGAAAWSANRKVCHFTLKGIFCNNSIYKLHCVTSRALSMYGIFILLNIVFFPMLYIVFTYTKILIICYRSSRDVRRKAAQTCLPHLLVLISFSLLCSYDIIILRLESDVPKTVRLIMTLQVILYHPLFNPIIYGLKMKEISEHLRKLFC